The following coding sequences lie in one Arabidopsis thaliana chromosome 3, partial sequence genomic window:
- a CDS encoding uncharacterized protein (Protein of unknown function (DUF677); CONTAINS InterPro DOMAIN/s: Protein of unknown function DUF677 (InterPro:IPR007749); BEST Arabidopsis thaliana protein match is: Protein of unknown function (DUF677) (TAIR:AT3G28290.1); Has 148 Blast hits to 148 proteins in 25 species: Archae - 0; Bacteria - 23; Metazoa - 1; Fungi - 0; Plants - 118; Viruses - 0; Other Eukaryotes - 6 (source: NCBI BLink).), protein HLVEVSKAVADVITECGEEVWENGTLQSLVKDYFNSTMETLKIFETVTQCVHEAKRGQRYIKAAVAQFKKDSEEKDVGVKKKRYGKTLEELMKFKAMGNPFDDGLLKTQFELMNKQQESLFDRVTETKERIAKEIEEVQKRISNVNTATIVSHVVFGAAAFGYAAGCIALMCTGVGAPLGAGMVTLLPVIVVQWVGVNYVLNNSLEALQKQLKALNKVKPIPERITEGMEADKEGMKSVPEQVDELKDQISSLLQTVDDAIGSEGDEVDVKLDMESLEDDVKTLTTKITEVCETVAKYSKIIKEARLHVLEKITGTG, encoded by the coding sequence CACCTAGTTGAAGTAAGCAAAGCGGTAGCAGACGTCATTACTGAATGCGGAGAAGAAGTGTGGGAGAACGGAACTCTACAATCTCTGGTCAAGGACTATTTTAACAGTACCATGGAGACTTTGAAGATTTTCGAGACTGTAACGCAATGCGTCCATGAAGCAAAAAGGGGCCAACGTTACATTAAAGCGGCCGTGGCACAGTTTAAAAAAGACTCGGAAGAAAAGGATGTTGGTGTCAAAAAGAAGAGGTATGGGAAAACCTTGGAGGAGCTGATGAAGTTTAAAGCCATGGGAAATCCTTTTGATGACGGCCTGCTCAAGACTCAGTTCGAGTTGATGAACAAACAGCAGGAATCTCTTTTTGATAGAGTGACTGAGACTAAAGAAAGGATTGCTAAGGAAATTGAAGAGGTTCAGAAAAGAATTAGTAATGTAAACACAGCGACTATAGTTTCGCACGTGGTTTTTGGCGCTGCGGCTTTCGGTTACGCCGCCGGATGTATAGCTCTAATGTGTACAGGCGTGGGTGCCCCTCTGGGCGCTGGAATGGTTACATTATTACCAGTGATTGTGGTGCAATGGGTGGGTGTCAATTATGTCTTGAATAACAGTTTAGAAGCTCTTCAGAAACAGCTTAAAGCTCTGAACAAGGTGAAACCTATACCAGAAAGGATAACTGAGGGTATGGAAGCCGACAAAGAAGGTATGAAGTCCGTACCTGAACAAGTCGACGAGCTAAAAGATCAGATCTCGTCTCTGTTGCAAACTGTGGATGATGCTATTGGGAGTGAAGGAGATGAGGTGGACGTGAAACTAGACATGGAAAGCCTCGAGGATGATGTGAAGACATTAACAACGAAAATCACGGAGGTTTGTGAAACTGTGGCTAAATATAGCAAAATTATCAAAGAGGCGAGACTTCACGTTTTGGAGAAGATCACTGGTACTGGATAA
- a CDS encoding F-box family protein-like protein (F-box family protein-related; CONTAINS InterPro DOMAIN/s: F-box associated interaction domain (InterPro:IPR017451); BEST Arabidopsis thaliana protein match is: F-box family protein (TAIR:AT3G28223.1); Has 118 Blast hits to 117 proteins in 4 species: Archae - 0; Bacteria - 0; Metazoa - 0; Fungi - 0; Plants - 118; Viruses - 0; Other Eukaryotes - 0 (source: NCBI BLink).) yields MERQKKKDMDFLTEDLWEIILARLPLKSIITTPKLVCKVWKSIIESRCFRDLFQSLHQNSHHSSWSLMCRGCETEIMSHYGSDNWNLNHSLGYYISSFLTDKFENYNEARVVSYTDVGLILVHRVSSQSFYVANPVSRQCVEILPSQKLDCFWILGIATRVENGVVLGYKVVLLKPNFTFLIYSSETGLWSLNSDTFPFSYISQEFNNPISLNGSLYWLAHGSEYQDFIVSIDFYVVDSRSDRCRATPFPDLDKVPKFRRTCTTSQGCLMYMNIFSIPKVDGNLEDKLCVWRLESWQWRLVFEISLDSIKTGFDYIPLGTDPFDAKTVYLWSRKCLLSINLHNGDIVLHKDVEHSSAGRILNSVDCPRDMTYILESNFASFVLPQWMHPFPSTVRSV; encoded by the coding sequence ATGgagagacaaaaaaagaaggatatGGATTTTCTCACAGAGGATCTATGGGAGATTATACTTGCGAGATTACCACTAAAGAGCATCATCACCACTCCAAAACTGGTTTGCAAGGTATGGAAATCAATCATTGAGTCTCGGTGTTTCCGCGACCTTTTCCAATCTCTACACCAAAACTCTCATCATTCTTCATGGTCACTCATGTGTAGAGGTTGTGAGACAGAGATCATGTCTCACTATGGATCTGACAATTGGAATCTTAACCATTCTCTCGGTTATTACATCTCTTCCTTCCTTACCGACAAATTCGAGAACTATAATGAAGCTAGAGTCGTGTCTTACACGGATGTTGGATTGATATTGGTTCATCGAGTGTCAAGTCAGTCTTTCTACGTAGCTAATCCTGTTTCTAGGCAATGCGTAGAGATTCTTCCTTCACAGAAACTGGATTGTTTCTGGATTTTGGGAATAGCTACAAGAGTTGAGAATGGCGTCGTTTTAGGTTACAAAGTTGTTCTGTTGAAACCTAACTTCACTTTCCTCATATATTCATCTGAGACAGGCTTGTGGAGTCTCAACAGTGACACTTTTCCTTTCAGCTATATATCTCAAGAGTTTAACAATCCCATTAGCTTGAACGGAAGTCTTTACTGGCTCGCCCACGGTTCCGAGTATCAAGATTTCATTGTATCCATCGATTTCTATGTTGTTGATAGCCGCTCTGATCGATGCCGCGCTACGCCATTTCCTGATTTAGATAAAGTTCCGAAATTCAGAAGAACTTGCACAACTTCTCAAGGATGTCTCATGTATATGAACATATTCTCTATACCAAAAGTTGATGGTAATTTAGAGGACAAGTTATGTGTATGGAGGCTAGAGAGCTGGCAATGGCGACTAGTATTCGAAATATCTTTGGATTCTATTAAGACTGGTTTCGATTATATTCCGTTGGGAACAGACCCTTTTGATGCTAAAACAGTCTACCTTTGGAGTCGCAAATGCTTGTTATCTATTAACTTACACAATGGAGACATTGTGCTCCACAAGGATGTGGAACATAGCAGCGCGGGTCGCATTCTGAATTCCGTTGATTGCCCGAGAGATATGACATACATCTTAGAATCAAACTTTGCCTCGTTCGTTCTCCCACAGTGGATGCATCCGTTCCCTAGCACGGTGAGGAGTGTTTAA
- the GATL10 gene encoding galacturonosyltransferase-like 10 (galacturonosyltransferase-like 10 (GATL10); FUNCTIONS IN: transferase activity, transferring hexosyl groups, polygalacturonate 4-alpha-galacturonosyltransferase activity; INVOLVED IN: carbohydrate biosynthetic process; LOCATED IN: endomembrane system; EXPRESSED IN: 20 plant structures; EXPRESSED DURING: 11 growth stages; CONTAINS InterPro DOMAIN/s: Glycosyl transferase, family 8 (InterPro:IPR002495); BEST Arabidopsis thaliana protein match is: glucosyl transferase family 8 (TAIR:AT1G70090.2); Has 2215 Blast hits to 2207 proteins in 459 species: Archae - 2; Bacteria - 1092; Metazoa - 267; Fungi - 4; Plants - 737; Viruses - 0; Other Eukaryotes - 113 (source: NCBI BLink).), with translation MMSGSRLASRLIIIFSIISTSFFTVESIRLFPDSFDDASSDLMEAPAYQNGLDCSVLAKNRLLLACDPSAVHIAMTLDPAYLRGTVSAVHSILKHTSCPENIFFHFIASGTSQGSLAKTLSSVFPSLSFKVYTFEETTVKNLISSSIRQALDSPLNYARSYLSEILSSCVSRVIYLDSDVIVVDDIQKLWKISLSGSRTIGAPEYCHANFTKYFTDSFWSDQKLSSVFDSKTPCYFNTGVMVIDLERWREGDYTRKIENWMKIQKEDKRIYELGSLPPFLLVFGGDIEAIDHQWNQHGLGGDNIVSSCRSLHPGPVSLIHWSGKGKPWVRLDDGKPCPIDYLWAPYDLHKSQRQYLQYNQELEIL, from the coding sequence ATGATGTCTGGTTCAAGATTAGCCTCTAGACTAATAATAATCTTCTCAATAATCTCCACATCTTTCTTCACCGTTGAATCGATTCGACTATTCCCTGATTCATTCGACGATGCATCTTCAGATTTAATGGAAGCTCCAGCATATCAAAACGGTCttgattgctctgttttaGCCAAAAACAGACTCTTGTTAGCTTGTGATCCATCAGCTGTTCATATAGCTATGACTCTAGATCCAGCTTACTTGCGTGGCACGGTATCTGCAGTACATTCCATCCTCAAACACACTTCTTGCCCTGAAAACATCTTCTTCCACTTCATTGCTTCGGGTACAAGTCAGGGTTCCCTCGCCAAGACcctatcctctgtttttccttctttgagTTTCAAAGTCTATACCTTTGAAGAAACCACGGTCAAGAatctaatctcttcttctataaGACAAGCTCTTGATAGTCCTTTGAATTACGCAAGAAGCTACTTATCCGAGATTCTTTCTTCGTGTGTTAGTCGAGTGATTTATCTCGATTCGGATGTGATTGTGGTCGATGATATTCAGAAACTATGGAAGATTTCTTTATCCGGGTCAAGAACAATCGGTGCACCAGAGTATTGCCACGCAAATTTCACCAAATACTTCACAGATAGTTTCTGGTCCGATCAAAAACTCTCGAGTGTCTTCGATTCCAAGACTCCTTGTTATTTCAACACAGGAGTGATGGTTATCGATTTAGAGCGATGGAGAGAAGGAGATTACACGAGAAAGATCGAAAACTGGATGAAGATTcagaaagaagataagagaatCTACGAATTGGGTTCTTTACCACCGTTTCTTCTAGTGTTTGGTGGTGATATTGAAGCTATTGATCATCAATGGAACCAACACGGTCTCGGTGGAGACAACATTGTGAGTAGTTGTAGATCTTTGCATCCTGGTCCGGTTAGTTTGATACATTGGAGTGGTAAAGGGAAGCCATGGGTTAGGCTTGATGATGGTAAGCCTTGTCCAATTGATTATCTTTGGGCTCCTTATGATCTTCACAAGTCACAGAGGCAGTATCTTCAATACAATCAAGAGTTAGAAATTCTttga
- the ABCB15 gene encoding ABC transporter family protein (ABC transporter family protein; FUNCTIONS IN: ATPase activity, coupled to transmembrane movement of substances; INVOLVED IN: transport, transmembrane transport; LOCATED IN: plasma membrane; EXPRESSED IN: shoot apex, inflorescence meristem, cotyledon, hypocotyl, flower; EXPRESSED DURING: petal differentiation and expansion stage; CONTAINS InterPro DOMAIN/s: ATPase, AAA+ type, core (InterPro:IPR003593), ABC transporter-like (InterPro:IPR003439), ABC transporter, transmembrane domain, type 1 (InterPro:IPR011527), ABC transporter integral membrane type 1 (InterPro:IPR017940), ABC transporter, transmembrane domain (InterPro:IPR001140), ABC transporter, conserved site (InterPro:IPR017871); BEST Arabidopsis thaliana protein match is: P-glycoprotein 17 (TAIR:AT3G28380.1); Has 822177 Blast hits to 385706 proteins in 4160 species: Archae - 14477; Bacteria - 641696; Metazoa - 17642; Fungi - 12086; Plants - 9535; Viruses - 48; Other Eukaryotes - 126693 (source: NCBI BLink).): MGKEEEKESGRNKMNCFGSVRSIFMHADGVDWLLMGLGLIGAVGDGFTTPLVLLITSKLMNNIGGSSFNTDTFMQSISKNSVALLYVACGSWVVCFLEGYCWTRTGERQTARMREKYLRAVLRQDVGYFDLHVTSTSDVITSVSSDSFVIQDVLSEKLPNFLMSASTFVGSYIVGFILLWRLAIVGLPFIVLLVIPGLMYGRALISISRKIREEYNEAGFVAEQAISSVRTVYAFSGERKTISKFSTALQGSVKLGIKQGLAKGITIGSNGITFAMWGFMSWYGSRMVMYHGAQGGTVFAVAAAIAIGGVSLGGGLSNLKYFFEAASVGERIMEVINRVPKIDSDNPDGHKLEKIRGEVEFKNVKFVYPSRLETSIFDDFCLRVPSGKTVALVGGSGSGKSTVISLLQRFYDPLAGEILIDGVSIDKLQVKWLRSQMGLVSQEPALFATTIKENILFGKEDASMDDVVEAAKASNAHNFISQLPNGYETQVGERGVQMSGGQKQRIAIARAIIKSPTILLLDEATSALDSESERVVQEALENASIGRTTILIAHRLSTIRNADVISVVKNGHIVETGSHDELMENIDGQYSTLVHLQQIEKQDINVSVKIGPISDPSKDIRNSSRVSTLSRSSSANSVTGPSTIKNLSEDNKPQLPSFKRLLAMNLPEWKQALYGCISATLFGAIQPAYAYSLGSMVSVYFLTSHDEIKEKTRIYALSFVGLAVLSFLINISQHYNFAYMGEYLTKRIRERMLSKVLTFEVGWFDRDENSSGAICSRLAKDANVVRSLVGDRMALVVQTVSAVTIAFTMGLVIAWRLALVMIAVQPVIIVCFYTRRVLLKSMSKKAIKAQDESSKLAAEAVSNVRTITAFSSQERIMKMLEKAQESPRRESIRQSWFAGFGLAMSQSLTSCTWALDFWYGGRLIQDGYITAKALFETFMILVSTGRVIADAGSMTTDLAKGSDAVGSVFAVLDRYTSIDPEDPDGYETERITGQVEFLDVDFSYPTRPDVIIFKNFSIKIEEGKSTAIVGPSGSGKSTIIGLIERFYDPLKGIVKIDGRDIRSYHLRSLRRHIALVSQEPTLFAGTIRENIIYGGVSDKIDEAEIIEAAKAANAHDFITSLTEGYDTYCGDRGVQLSGGQKQRIAIARAVLKNPSVLLLDEATSALDSQSERVVQDALERVMVGRTSVVIAHRLSTIQNCDAIAVLDKGKLVERGTHSSLLSKGPTGIYFSLVSLQTTSG, encoded by the exons atgggtaaagaagaggagaaagagagtggGAGGAACAAGATGAATTGTTTTGGAAGTGTTAGATCGATATTCATGCACGCGGACGGTGTAGATTGGTTGTTGATGGGATTAGGGTTAATCGGAGCCGTCGGTGATGGTTTCACAACTCCTCTTGTTCTTCTCATCACCAGCAAGCTTATGAACAACATCGGTGGTTCCTCTTTCAACACTGATACCTTCATGCAAAGCATCTCCAag AATTCTGTAGCTTTGCTTTATGTGGCTTGTGGATCTTGGGTTGTTTGTTTCCTTG agggaTATTGTTGGACAAGAACAGGGGAGAGACAAACAGCAAGAATGAGAGAAAAGTACTTAAGGGCAGTTTTAAGACAAGATGTGGGTTACTTTGATCTTCATGTTACAAGCACTTCTGATGTTATCACTAGTGTTTCTAGTGACAGTTTTGTCATCCAAGACGTCCTCAGTGAAAAA TTACCGAATTTTTTGATGAGCGCATCAACGTTCGTTGGAAGCTATATAGTCGGATTTATCTTGCTATGGAGACTCGCCATAGTTGGTTTACCTTTCATTGTCCTTCTAGTGATCCCGGGCCTTATGTATGGACGAGCCCTCATAAGCATTTCGAGGAAGATACGTGAAGAGTACAATGAGGCTGGTTTCGTAGCTGAGCAGGCAATCTCTTCGGTCCGAACCGTCTATGCGTTCTCTGGGGAGAGGAAGACAATATCAAAGTTCTCAACCGCGCTTCAAGGGTCGGTGAAGCTAGGTATTAAACAAGGGCTTGCTAAGGGAATCACTATTGGAAGCAATGGAATCACTTTTGCCATGTGGGGGTTCATGTCTTGGTATGGAAGCCGGATGGTCATGTACCATGGTGCTCAGGGTGGTACTGTCTTTGCAGTTGCTGCTGCTATTGCTATCGGTGGCGT ATCACTTGGTGGTGGTTTGTCTAATCTCAAGTACTTCTTTGAGGCGGCTTCAGTTGGGGAGCGAATCATGGAAGTGATAAACAGAGTTCCCAAGATTGATTCAGACAATCCAGATGGCCACAAGTTGGAGAAAATTAGAGGAGAAGTAGAGTTCAAGAACGTAAAGTTTGTGTATCCATCAAGGCTTGAAACATCGATCTTTGATGACTTTTGTCTGAGAGTTCCTTCCGGGAAAACTGTAGCTTTGGTTGGAGGAAGCGGGTCAGGAAAATCGACTGTTATATCTCTTTTGCAAAGGTTTTATGACCCGCTTGCAGGAGAGATTCTCATTGATGGTGTATCCATTGATAAGTTACAAGTGAAGTGGTTGAGATCACAAATGGGTCTAGTTAGCCAAGAACCTGCCCTTTTCGCCACAAcgataaaagaaaatatattgtttggtAAAGAAGATGCATCCATGGATGATGTTGTGGAAGCTGCCAAAGCCTCTAATGCTCATAATTTCATTTCTCAGTTACCTAATGGCTACGAAACTCAG gTTGGAGAGAGAGGAGTGCAAATGTCAGGAGGACAAAAGCAAAGGATTGCAATCGCGCGTGCAATAATCAAATCACCAACTATTCTTCTTCTAGACGAGGCAACAAGCGCATTGGACTCGGAGTCGGAAAGAGTAGTCCAAGAGGCCTTAGAAAATGCATCGATTGGTCGTACAACTATCCTTATCGCTCACCGTCTCTCTACCATTCGTAATGCTGATGTTATCTCCGTGGTTAAGAACGGTCACATTGTGGAAACTGGATCACACGATGAGCTAATGGAAAACATAGACGGTCAATACTCTACACTTGTTCACTTACAACAGATTGAAAAACAAGACATCAACGTTAGTGTGAAAATAGGTCCAATCTCGGATCCGAGCAAAGATATAAGAAATAGTTCTAGAGTGTCGACTCTTAGCCGTTCAAGCTCTGCTAACTCGGTTACAGGTCCAAGCACTATAAAGAATCTTTCCGAAGACAACAAGCCGCAATTACCGTCGTTTAAGAGACTATTGGCAATGAATTTACCGGAATGGAAACAAGCATTGTATGGTTGCATAAGCGCAACTTTATTTGGAGCCATACAGCCAGCTTACGCATATTCTTTAGGGTCGATGGTCTCGGTTTATTTTCTAACGAGCCACGACGAGATCAAGGAGAAAACAAGGATCTATGCATTATCTTTTGTTGGCCTAGccgttctttctttcttgatcaACATCAGTCAACACTACAATTTTGCATACATGGGTGAGTATTTGACTAAACGTATCCGAGAACGGATGCTTTCTAAGGTGTTAACGTTTGAGGTCGGTTGGTTCGATAGAGATGAGAACTCAAGCGGCGCCATTTGCTCTAGACTCGCAAAAGATGCTAATGTG GTGAGATCGTTAGTGGGTGATCGAATGGCATTAGTGGTGCAAACCGTATCGGCTGTTACCATAGCTTTCACGATGGGCTTGGTCATCGCTTGGAGGTTAGCACTTGTGATGATTGCGGTGCAACCGGTGATTATTGTTTGCTTCTACACTCGTCGGGTTCTACTCAAGAGCATGTCGAAAAAAGCAATCAAGGCTCAAGATGAAAGTAGCAAACTAGCGGCAGAGGCAGTTTCCAACGTCCGAACCATCACTGCATTTTCATCACAAGAACGTATCATGAAAATGCTCGAAAAGGCCCAAGAAAGTCCGCGGAGAGAAAGCATTCGCCAGTCGTGGTTTGCAGGCTTTGGGCTTGCTATGTCGCAGAGCCTCACGTCGTGTACGTGGGCTTTAGATTTCTGGTACGGTGGTAGACTGATACAAGATGGGTACATCACGGCTAAAGCTTTGTTCGAGACGTTTATGATCTTAGTTAGTACTGGTCGAGTCATTGCCGATGCTGGAAGCATGACCACGGATCTAGCTAAAGGTTCGGATGCGGTAGGGTCAGTTTTCGCTGTGTTGGATCGGTACACGTCGATTGATCCGGAGGATCCAGATGGATATGAAACAGAAAGAATAACGGGTCAGGTTGAATTTCTTGACGTAGATTTCTCGTACCCGACTAGACCGGATGTGATTATATTCAAGAACTTCTCCATCAAGATCGAAGAGGGGAAGTCCACAGCCATTGTTGGTCCAAGCGGGTCAGGTAAATCCACTATAATTGGCTTGATAGAGCGGTTCTACGACCCGTTAAAGGGTATAGTGAAAATCGATGGTCGCGATATAAGGTCGTATCATCTGAGATCACTTCGTCGACACATAGCTTTGGTTAGCCAAGAGCCAACATTGTTTGCTGGGACAATCCGAGAGAACATCATATATGGAGGAGTGTCAGATAAAATAGACGAAGCAGAGATCATCGAGGCGGCGAAAGCAGCGAATGCTCATGATTTCATCACGTCATTAACGGAAGGGTATGACACATACTGTGGAGACAGAGGAGTACAGTTGTCTGGTGgtcaaaaacagaggatcgCGATAGCTAGAGCGGTTTTGAAAAACCCGTCAGTGTTGCTTCTAGACGAAGCGACAAGCGCTTTGGACAGCCAGTCGGAACGTGTGGTGCAAGATGCTCTCGAGCGTGTTATGGTAGGGAGGACGAGTGTGGTGATCGCACATAGGCTGAGCACAATTCAGAATTGTGATGCAATTGCTGTTTTAGACAAAGGCAAACTCGTGGAACGTGGGACTCACTCTTCATTGTTGTCAAAAGGTCCTACAGGTATTTATTTCTCATTGGTGAGTCTTCAGACAACTTCTGGTTAA